One stretch of Roseimicrobium sp. ORNL1 DNA includes these proteins:
- a CDS encoding glycosyltransferase family 2 protein, with protein sequence MDAPLAKEKIHTPHEVLLRGWMFSPEGRTLHGTASVDGMPDVIFTTKVERLDVVQHFQEKGLAVPATCGFELTVPLPENGKSIVDVSLTFTDGVYTTKPQSYSIERPEMFPWPPPPARTTLISHFYNEEYLLPLWLRHHVPLFDHGILINRGSTDRSAAICRELAPHWEVRDASCLEFDAEEVDQEVMAVERECTGWKFVLNTTEFLHVHSKESFLAALHTYGRRAYGIHILLLMDPEQARYPEFDPGKPLAAQRHHGCFQTLVFAFRYIHNHEDGRYSTGRHATTHVSDFFPRQGAVILKMYLTPWNEPFRRRKLQIRPTLSQKSREKNLGYQHVGTADELEDFYKSNIGLTTDLRKMRDLAWVFHQR encoded by the coding sequence GTGGACGCACCCCTCGCCAAGGAGAAGATCCACACCCCACACGAGGTCCTGCTCCGGGGCTGGATGTTCTCGCCGGAAGGAAGAACTCTCCACGGCACAGCATCCGTCGACGGCATGCCTGATGTCATCTTCACCACCAAGGTGGAGCGCCTGGACGTGGTGCAGCACTTTCAGGAGAAAGGGCTGGCTGTGCCCGCAACTTGCGGGTTCGAGCTCACCGTGCCCCTTCCTGAGAATGGAAAGTCCATCGTGGATGTAAGCCTGACCTTCACGGACGGCGTCTACACTACGAAACCTCAGAGCTACAGCATCGAGCGCCCTGAGATGTTCCCGTGGCCGCCTCCCCCAGCCCGCACCACCCTCATCTCGCATTTCTACAATGAGGAATACCTCCTTCCCCTGTGGCTGCGGCACCATGTGCCACTGTTTGATCACGGCATCCTCATCAATCGCGGCTCCACCGATCGTTCGGCAGCCATTTGCAGGGAACTGGCTCCACACTGGGAGGTGCGGGATGCAAGCTGCCTCGAGTTCGATGCTGAGGAGGTGGATCAGGAGGTGATGGCCGTTGAGAGGGAGTGCACCGGTTGGAAATTCGTGCTCAACACCACTGAATTTCTCCACGTGCACTCGAAGGAATCCTTCCTCGCCGCACTGCACACCTACGGACGGCGCGCCTACGGGATCCACATCCTGCTGCTGATGGACCCTGAGCAGGCACGCTATCCCGAGTTCGACCCTGGAAAGCCGCTCGCTGCGCAGCGTCATCACGGCTGCTTCCAGACATTGGTATTCGCCTTCCGTTACATCCACAACCATGAGGACGGGCGCTACTCGACAGGCCGCCATGCCACGACCCATGTCTCCGACTTTTTCCCCAGGCAGGGCGCGGTGATTCTGAAGATGTATCTCACTCCCTGGAACGAACCGTTCAGACGTCGCAAGCTTCAAATTCGTCCCACCCTTTCTCAAAAGAGCCGCGAGAAAAATCTGGGCTACCAGCACGTGGGCACTGCGGATGAGCTGGAGGATTTCTACAAGTCGAACATCGGACTCACCACCGACCTGCGGAAAATGCGGGACCTGGCGTGGGTGTTTCACCAGAGGTAG
- a CDS encoding HAD-IA family hydrolase encodes MPPHDSHRPRLRALFFDAAGTLFHLSEPVGDTYARIAAKHGVTAEPRALENAFRTAWKTLPSPVHPEGTPPADDDRSWWREVVWLTFVQVTASRDASGAVDDGADAAAVFEPMFAEMYAHFANAEAWQLYEDTIPALEKLREHASSHGPPEGAPPPLRLFVLSNFDRRLHPILEGLGIAHFFEKVLLSSEVGTSKPHPRMFLAALATAADAPASQCLHIGDDEHCDFAGAQTAGMHAALVSRPEVTLLTLAEKVLQNEFPLAPAAKMHT; translated from the coding sequence GTGCCCCCTCATGATTCCCATCGCCCCCGCCTGCGCGCCCTCTTCTTCGATGCCGCAGGCACCCTGTTCCACCTGAGCGAACCCGTGGGCGACACGTATGCGCGTATTGCCGCGAAGCATGGCGTGACGGCAGAACCACGCGCCTTGGAGAACGCGTTCCGCACCGCTTGGAAAACACTGCCCTCACCCGTGCATCCAGAAGGCACCCCTCCTGCGGATGACGACCGCTCCTGGTGGCGCGAGGTGGTGTGGCTCACCTTTGTACAAGTGACCGCATCACGTGACGCCAGCGGTGCCGTGGATGATGGCGCCGATGCCGCTGCCGTATTCGAGCCGATGTTTGCAGAGATGTATGCGCACTTCGCGAATGCCGAAGCGTGGCAACTCTACGAGGACACGATTCCCGCACTGGAGAAACTGCGCGAACACGCGAGCAGTCATGGTCCACCGGAGGGTGCACCTCCACCTCTGCGTCTCTTTGTCCTCTCCAACTTTGACCGCCGCCTGCATCCCATCCTGGAGGGCCTGGGCATCGCGCATTTCTTTGAGAAGGTGCTCCTCTCCAGCGAAGTCGGCACGAGCAAACCGCACCCACGCATGTTCCTCGCCGCACTCGCGACCGCAGCAGATGCTCCCGCTTCACAATGCCTCCACATCGGCGACGATGAACACTGCGACTTCGCCGGCGCACAGACCGCCGGCATGCACGCTGCCCTGGTCTCCCGCCCCGAAGTGACCCTGCTGACACTCGCGGAAAAAGTCCTTCAAAACGAATTCCCGCTTGCACCAGCCGCCAAAATGCATACGTAA
- the galT gene encoding galactose-1-phosphate uridylyltransferase, producing MNPLASPELRYNPITLDWVIMAAARERRPDDFHKAVPEPRPTQPPFNETCPFCPGNEKQTAQELVRESDPSGTWAVRAFANKFPAFSPTPDLHRQAHDSFRSMAAAGAHEVVVEHPRHDLALADMDVSHLAAILRVYRARYMELKKAPHVRGIVIFKNHGERAGSSLLHPHSQIIAAPVVSCQVRMRLHEARRFHEVHGECLYCSTMDDELKAGERIVETGNSFTAFVPYASLSPYHLWIFPTTHAPSYDSITDAQIQELAGVLKRLLVRLRTAAGDPDFNITIRSAPVGEESACCFHWYIAIVPRLSHLAGFELGSGTYINSLPSEVSAENLRRVQVEGVSASVE from the coding sequence ATGAATCCCCTCGCCTCTCCGGAACTCCGGTACAATCCCATCACGCTGGACTGGGTCATCATGGCAGCGGCGCGGGAGCGCAGGCCGGATGACTTCCACAAGGCAGTGCCGGAGCCCCGCCCTACCCAGCCTCCCTTCAACGAAACTTGCCCCTTCTGCCCTGGAAACGAGAAGCAGACCGCTCAGGAGCTTGTGCGGGAATCCGACCCGAGCGGCACCTGGGCGGTGCGCGCGTTCGCGAACAAGTTTCCCGCCTTCAGCCCCACCCCGGACTTGCACCGGCAGGCACATGACTCCTTCCGTTCCATGGCTGCCGCCGGCGCGCATGAGGTAGTGGTGGAGCATCCGCGTCATGACCTCGCGCTCGCGGACATGGACGTGTCCCACCTCGCTGCCATCCTGCGCGTGTACCGTGCGAGGTACATGGAGCTGAAAAAAGCGCCGCACGTGCGCGGCATCGTGATTTTCAAGAATCACGGCGAACGCGCAGGCTCCTCCCTGCTGCATCCGCATTCCCAGATCATCGCTGCGCCGGTGGTGTCCTGCCAGGTACGCATGCGCCTGCACGAAGCGCGGCGCTTCCATGAGGTGCACGGCGAATGCCTCTACTGCAGCACGATGGACGATGAATTGAAGGCCGGTGAGCGCATCGTGGAAACCGGGAATTCCTTCACTGCCTTCGTCCCCTACGCATCACTCTCGCCCTATCACCTGTGGATTTTCCCCACGACGCATGCGCCGTCCTATGACTCCATCACGGATGCCCAGATTCAAGAGCTCGCCGGTGTGCTGAAGCGGTTGCTCGTGCGACTGCGCACCGCTGCGGGAGATCCGGATTTTAATATCACCATCCGCTCAGCTCCGGTGGGAGAAGAGAGCGCATGCTGCTTCCACTGGTACATCGCCATCGTGCCCCGGCTGAGTCACCTCGCAGGGTTCGAACTCGGCAGCGGCACGTACATCAACAGCCTGCCCTCAGAGGTGAGCGCGGAGAATTTGCGCAGGGTGCAGGTGGAGGGTGTAAGCGCGAGCGTGGAGTGA
- the obgE gene encoding GTPase ObgE, which yields MFVDQIKIHARAGKGGDGSVHFHRGKYRPKGGPDGGDGGRGGDVVLKVDPSTDSLRNFFFNGKLYAKDGQGGMGEQRTGKSGEHGVFRVPPGLVISRIIEGFDPETGEPTEEFEPVADLTEVGMEYVLCKGGKGGKGNQHFKSPTNQTPMESTAGDEGEEGRFHFELRSIADAGLVGFPNAGKSTLLTKLSHAKPKVANYPFTTLQPHVGVVEFTETRRATVADIPGLIEGAHANVGLGHDFLRHIMRCRVLLFVVDTAGSEARDPINDIETLRTEIKLYSPELAKRPWCILANKMDLPESEENLSRLKERFKRIKIFPISANEGDGMEKLFGYLDKTIAQDIE from the coding sequence ATGTTTGTAGACCAGATTAAAATTCATGCCCGCGCCGGAAAAGGCGGAGATGGCAGCGTGCATTTCCACCGCGGCAAGTACCGCCCCAAAGGGGGGCCGGACGGCGGTGATGGTGGCCGGGGAGGGGATGTCGTCCTCAAAGTGGATCCCAGCACGGACAGCCTGCGCAATTTCTTCTTCAACGGCAAGCTGTACGCCAAGGACGGTCAGGGCGGCATGGGTGAGCAGCGCACCGGGAAGTCGGGCGAGCACGGTGTTTTCCGTGTGCCCCCGGGTCTGGTGATCAGCCGCATCATCGAGGGATTCGACCCCGAAACGGGCGAGCCCACGGAAGAATTCGAGCCGGTGGCGGACCTCACCGAGGTGGGGATGGAATACGTGCTGTGCAAGGGCGGCAAGGGTGGCAAGGGCAACCAGCACTTCAAAAGCCCGACGAACCAGACTCCCATGGAGTCCACCGCGGGCGACGAAGGCGAGGAAGGACGCTTCCACTTCGAACTGCGCAGCATCGCGGATGCCGGCCTTGTCGGCTTCCCCAACGCGGGCAAGTCCACGCTCCTCACAAAGCTCTCCCACGCGAAGCCGAAGGTGGCCAACTACCCTTTCACCACGCTGCAGCCGCACGTGGGAGTGGTGGAGTTCACCGAGACACGCCGCGCCACGGTGGCGGACATCCCCGGTCTTATTGAGGGAGCCCATGCGAACGTGGGGCTTGGTCATGATTTCCTGCGCCACATCATGCGCTGCCGTGTCCTGCTCTTCGTGGTGGACACCGCCGGCAGTGAGGCGCGCGATCCCATCAACGACATCGAAACGCTGCGCACGGAGATCAAACTCTACAGCCCCGAGCTGGCGAAGCGCCCCTGGTGCATCCTTGCCAACAAGATGGACCTTCCTGAGTCCGAGGAGAATCTCTCCCGCCTCAAGGAGCGCTTCAAGCGCATCAAAATCTTCCCCATCTCCGCGAACGAAGGCGATGGCATGGAGAAGCTGTTCGGCTATCTCGACAAGACCATCGCCCAGGACATTGAGTAG
- a CDS encoding glycosyltransferase yields MPRPIVASYCTTFLKPEMLHIYRQITGLRRYDTFVICKERQSEDLYLMPEGGVELAPGVRSNFIRRFWLKYIRREPPIVYRGEYGVLANLLGRRDADLMHVYFGHTGVHLLPFIQRWPKPVVVSFHGMDVQTRAHDPSYEVKLRELLQAATLVLARSQSLLDRLHELGCPESKVRMNRTGIPLDLYPEIKRAFPQDGAWHFVQACRLIEKKGLDDALHAFAQFTRTYPQARFTIAGEGPLRDETEALSKKLGVGESVRFAGFLKGAELSALYHQAHAFIHPSRMTSDQNQEGVPNSMLEAMATGLPVVSTLHGGIPEAVRDGVTGFLVAERDREGLHQSMIKLTSTESTWRTMGEAAAADVRKNFESSQQIANLEAAYDEARELGRGQKD; encoded by the coding sequence TTGCCCCGTCCGATTGTCGCCAGCTACTGCACCACCTTCCTGAAACCGGAGATGCTCCACATCTACCGGCAGATCACCGGATTGCGGAGGTATGACACCTTTGTGATCTGCAAGGAGCGGCAGAGCGAGGATCTCTACCTCATGCCCGAGGGCGGTGTGGAGCTCGCGCCCGGCGTGCGCAGCAACTTCATCCGCCGCTTCTGGCTGAAATACATCCGCCGCGAACCTCCGATCGTGTATCGCGGCGAATACGGCGTGCTGGCGAATCTGCTCGGGCGCCGTGATGCCGACCTGATGCATGTGTATTTTGGCCACACGGGTGTGCACCTGCTTCCATTCATCCAGCGCTGGCCAAAGCCGGTGGTCGTCTCTTTCCACGGCATGGATGTGCAGACGCGTGCGCATGATCCATCTTATGAAGTGAAGCTGCGCGAGCTGCTGCAGGCAGCGACGCTGGTGCTGGCGCGTTCCCAGTCCCTGCTGGATCGCCTTCACGAACTGGGCTGCCCCGAGAGCAAGGTACGAATGAACCGCACGGGCATCCCGCTGGATCTGTATCCCGAGATCAAGCGCGCGTTCCCCCAGGATGGCGCGTGGCACTTTGTGCAGGCCTGCCGTCTCATTGAGAAGAAGGGACTGGATGATGCGCTGCATGCCTTTGCGCAATTCACCAGGACTTATCCGCAGGCACGCTTCACCATCGCAGGAGAAGGCCCCCTGCGTGATGAGACGGAAGCGCTCAGCAAGAAGCTCGGTGTGGGAGAGAGCGTACGCTTCGCCGGATTCCTGAAAGGCGCCGAGCTGTCCGCGCTGTATCATCAGGCACATGCGTTCATTCACCCAAGCCGCATGACCTCAGACCAGAATCAGGAAGGCGTGCCCAACTCCATGCTGGAAGCCATGGCCACCGGATTGCCGGTGGTCTCCACGCTCCACGGCGGCATTCCCGAGGCCGTGCGTGATGGCGTGACCGGTTTCCTGGTGGCGGAACGCGACCGGGAGGGATTGCATCAATCCATGATCAAGCTCACGAGCACCGAGTCCACCTGGCGTACCATGGGCGAAGCCGCCGCGGCGGATGTGCGGAAGAACTTCGAGTCGTCACAGCAGATCGCGAATCTCGAGGCCGCGTATGATGAGGCAAGGGAGTTGGGGCGGGGTCAGAAGGACTGA
- a CDS encoding glycosyltransferase: MPDSLPHVISLCGTFLKPEMQSIYRQVTGLKRVRTTVYTQSHENAEMFPFEPVVTLQKLARPRLKGNFLLRFWFKHVIKSWPPPFPINKEVSPYYPYNLVELLKADNPDLVHVYYGHKAVHYLDMLEAWSGPFVVSFHGVDVSKFLDQPEYVTKLKTVFKKASLVMARSQSLLDRLEELGCPADKLRMNHTPIPLEHLQAAVRQPPADGQWRLVQACRLIQKKGILTTLKALAIVKEKYPRVRYVLCGEGPLKPKIEETVHKLGLEDNVEMLGWLDQQQLLEQYNIAQMFLHPSQKTKEEDQEGIPNSMLEAMATGLPVVATMHGGIPEAVHSGEDGLLVPEKSPEQLAEAMLKLMGDASELARLSRNAAASVRDNFGAETQVAAMEDVYLSAICLHATHGKTSVCCP; encoded by the coding sequence ATGCCTGATTCCCTGCCCCATGTCATTTCCCTCTGCGGCACGTTTTTGAAGCCGGAGATGCAGAGCATTTATCGTCAGGTCACCGGGCTGAAGCGCGTGCGCACCACGGTGTACACCCAGAGCCATGAGAATGCGGAGATGTTCCCCTTCGAGCCCGTGGTCACGCTGCAGAAGCTGGCCCGGCCACGCCTGAAAGGAAATTTCCTGCTGCGCTTCTGGTTCAAGCACGTCATCAAAAGCTGGCCGCCGCCCTTCCCCATCAACAAGGAAGTGAGCCCGTACTATCCGTACAATCTGGTGGAACTGCTAAAAGCGGACAATCCAGACTTGGTGCACGTGTATTACGGACACAAGGCCGTGCACTACCTCGATATGCTCGAAGCTTGGAGCGGCCCCTTTGTCGTTTCCTTCCACGGCGTGGATGTATCCAAGTTCCTGGACCAGCCGGAGTACGTGACGAAGCTGAAGACCGTGTTCAAGAAAGCATCCCTGGTCATGGCCCGGAGCCAGTCCCTGCTGGATCGTCTGGAGGAACTGGGATGCCCGGCGGACAAGCTGCGCATGAATCACACCCCCATCCCGCTGGAGCATCTGCAGGCCGCAGTGCGCCAGCCCCCGGCCGATGGGCAGTGGCGGCTCGTGCAGGCGTGTCGCTTGATTCAGAAAAAGGGCATCCTCACCACGCTCAAGGCACTCGCCATCGTGAAGGAGAAGTACCCCCGTGTGCGCTACGTGCTGTGCGGCGAGGGCCCGCTCAAGCCTAAGATCGAAGAGACGGTGCACAAGCTGGGTCTGGAGGACAATGTGGAGATGCTTGGCTGGCTGGACCAGCAGCAGCTCCTGGAGCAGTACAACATCGCCCAGATGTTCCTCCACCCGAGTCAAAAGACCAAGGAGGAGGACCAGGAGGGAATTCCCAATTCCATGCTGGAGGCCATGGCCACCGGATTGCCAGTAGTCGCCACCATGCACGGCGGCATCCCGGAAGCGGTCCACTCGGGTGAAGATGGATTACTCGTGCCGGAGAAGAGCCCGGAACAGCTCGCGGAGGCCATGCTGAAACTCATGGGCGATGCCTCGGAACTCGCCCGGCTTTCACGCAACGCTGCCGCCTCAGTCCGCGACAACTTCGGCGCCGAAACCCAAGTGGCCGCGATGGAAGACGTGTACCTCTCCGCCATCTGCCTGCATGCCACACATGGCAAGACTTCGGTCTGCTGTCCGTAG
- a CDS encoding helix-turn-helix domain-containing protein has translation METLFLAPEECGQLSEMHNGDGFNIRYDQVEPGAFNGECLYRGSPHMVFCREQYTRSICVHGTAPKGMITAVMSTRRNGAAWLNGEVMTSDSLGVFTPGDEGAYRSPANQSFTNFIISQERLERAVRALFQLPLSEVLKHTATLNVSTMAMALLREATAEIFTPKSPDAILRAEVWDRKCEGSVLQALCVALVGESAGHERQRAHKDGRVAKHVRNYIEENFAEEIDLEMLCGVAGLDARALEAAFQDYYGVAPMEFLYHRRLNAARHALAAARAEESTVKDIASQHGFVHLGRFTEAYQGLFGESPSATLKKK, from the coding sequence ATGGAAACGTTATTCCTCGCTCCTGAAGAATGCGGCCAGCTTTCGGAGATGCATAATGGCGATGGATTCAATATCCGGTATGACCAGGTGGAACCTGGAGCCTTCAACGGTGAGTGCCTTTACCGCGGAAGTCCGCACATGGTCTTCTGCCGCGAGCAGTACACGCGCAGCATCTGTGTGCACGGCACGGCGCCGAAGGGAATGATCACGGCGGTCATGTCGACCAGGCGTAATGGCGCCGCATGGCTCAATGGCGAGGTGATGACTTCCGACTCCCTTGGTGTGTTCACACCTGGCGACGAAGGCGCGTACCGCTCACCGGCGAACCAGAGCTTCACCAATTTCATCATCTCGCAGGAGCGTCTGGAGCGTGCCGTACGCGCTCTCTTTCAACTGCCGCTTTCCGAGGTGCTGAAGCATACCGCCACATTGAACGTGTCCACCATGGCCATGGCCCTGCTGCGTGAGGCGACGGCGGAGATCTTCACGCCCAAGAGTCCGGATGCCATTCTCCGCGCGGAGGTATGGGACAGGAAGTGTGAAGGAAGCGTGCTCCAGGCACTGTGCGTGGCCCTTGTCGGAGAGAGCGCGGGACACGAGCGCCAGCGTGCCCACAAGGACGGACGTGTCGCGAAGCATGTGCGCAACTACATCGAGGAAAATTTTGCGGAGGAGATCGACCTGGAGATGTTGTGTGGTGTCGCCGGTCTCGATGCACGCGCGCTGGAGGCGGCGTTTCAGGATTATTATGGCGTCGCGCCCATGGAATTCCTCTATCACCGACGGCTCAACGCAGCGCGGCACGCCCTGGCAGCGGCGAGGGCCGAGGAGAGTACGGTGAAAGACATCGCTTCACAGCACGGGTTTGTGCACCTGGGCAGGTTCACAGAAGCCTACCAGGGCCTGTTTGGCGAGAGTCCCTCGGCAACGTTGAAGAAAAAATGA
- a CDS encoding putative zinc-binding metallopeptidase yields MKTFIESIAARVSQVWRTPDLPRRGHTYRCRCGRPIFFRNSRCLGCGAELGYEPDLAEVRALEPGATPVEWRLAGEESPSPVFRRCANLNAPAGCNWLVPAKHPSELCLSCRLNRTIPNLSDADNCRYWRSIENAKRRLVAQLLAVGLPVTSKVEEDPERGVMFDFLRSPPEGPRVMTSHGNGLITLNVEEADDAVREKTRYEMHEPYRTLLGHFRHEIGHYYWDRLIAGTPWHEKFRALFGDEREDYAAALRRNYESGPPPDWPDHYISSYATVHPWEDWAECFAHYLHLVDSLDTALGFGMTGDDVEAEVEPFKLEDLYDPEDSDAKRVLSLVNSWMELVMALNELARSMGQQDFYPFVMSRTVLRKLHFIQLVVKSEREATATE; encoded by the coding sequence ATGAAAACATTCATCGAGAGTATCGCTGCGCGAGTTTCGCAAGTCTGGCGCACACCCGACCTTCCGCGCCGTGGGCACACGTATCGATGCCGATGTGGCCGTCCCATTTTCTTTCGCAACAGCAGGTGCCTCGGCTGCGGCGCGGAGCTCGGTTACGAGCCTGATCTTGCGGAGGTTCGAGCGCTTGAGCCCGGTGCCACCCCGGTAGAATGGCGCCTCGCTGGAGAAGAATCTCCATCGCCCGTTTTTCGGCGCTGCGCCAATCTCAACGCGCCCGCTGGATGCAACTGGCTGGTGCCTGCGAAGCACCCCTCGGAACTCTGCCTGTCTTGCCGGCTGAATCGCACGATCCCCAACCTGAGCGATGCGGATAACTGCCGCTACTGGCGCTCGATCGAAAACGCGAAGCGTCGGCTCGTGGCACAGTTGCTTGCCGTCGGTTTGCCCGTGACATCCAAAGTGGAAGAGGACCCAGAGCGCGGCGTGATGTTCGACTTCCTGCGTTCACCGCCCGAGGGGCCGCGTGTGATGACCAGTCACGGCAACGGCCTGATCACCCTCAACGTCGAGGAAGCGGACGATGCCGTTCGCGAGAAGACCCGGTACGAAATGCATGAGCCCTACCGTACCCTGCTGGGGCATTTCCGGCATGAGATCGGCCACTACTATTGGGACCGCCTCATCGCCGGCACACCGTGGCACGAGAAGTTCCGAGCGCTCTTCGGAGATGAGCGGGAAGACTACGCCGCAGCCCTGCGTCGTAACTACGAGAGCGGACCACCGCCCGACTGGCCGGACCACTACATCAGTTCCTACGCCACGGTGCATCCGTGGGAGGACTGGGCGGAGTGCTTCGCGCACTATCTGCACCTCGTGGACAGTCTCGACACGGCACTGGGGTTTGGCATGACGGGTGACGACGTCGAGGCAGAGGTCGAGCCCTTCAAGCTTGAGGACCTCTATGATCCGGAAGACTCGGATGCAAAACGCGTCCTTTCGCTGGTCAATTCCTGGATGGAACTGGTCATGGCGCTCAATGAACTCGCCCGCAGCATGGGCCAGCAGGACTTCTATCCCTTCGTGATGTCACGTACGGTGCTGCGCAAGTTGCACTTCATCCAGCTCGTGGTGAAGAGCGAGCGGGAAGCCACGGCGACCGAGTGA
- a CDS encoding adenylate/guanylate cyclase domain-containing protein produces MSTSAPTQLQVLRDTMEEHADAMSSAAQILLHGLVEGQELPGWHRDVERIRQAALGIYRLVRERLATEHFMEPHLVSGEDLQGLRHELRGFLQNILGRCQLVLEEEEQPETVQCELTSIMEHAHACVIVLDRNRDYIAPERGIDLAISPPSAKLTLPCEDDEEAERAPVSGATILVADDSAGSREVLGRFLAAQGHEVVFATTGKEALERVDEMDFDLILLDLVMPELNGFEVLRALKQRRKLRYTFVIIISGLDANANAIRGIEMGAVDFLARPIDLRLLRARVNACLERQRLRERELAQYFTPELARHLHRHPEQLAAGRSVEVSVLFCDIAGFSRVSERHGPERTIRWLSDVLGTMSACIMEEEGVLVDFTGDQVMALWGAPHHQPDHADRACRTALAMQAALPELNEKWEKEIGHATEISVGINTGDAYVGNIGTPQKFKYGALGNTVNLASRIQGACKYARVRMLATSNTIERLTAPIFSRRLGRIRVNNINAAVYIHELEGADDTDPWHRLRTEYETALHFFETAEFRKASGLLGQLLDDYPDDGPSLLLMSRVVEALLKTNGGEFDPVWELPGK; encoded by the coding sequence GTGAGTACCAGCGCTCCAACTCAGCTCCAGGTCCTGCGGGATACGATGGAAGAGCACGCGGACGCCATGTCCAGCGCGGCGCAGATTCTTTTGCATGGACTCGTGGAGGGACAGGAGTTGCCGGGATGGCATCGTGACGTGGAGCGTATCCGGCAGGCGGCGCTGGGCATTTACCGCCTTGTGAGGGAGCGGCTCGCGACGGAGCATTTCATGGAGCCTCATCTTGTCTCCGGAGAGGACCTTCAGGGACTGAGGCATGAGTTGCGCGGCTTCCTGCAGAATATCCTGGGCCGTTGCCAGCTCGTGCTGGAGGAGGAGGAACAGCCGGAGACGGTGCAGTGTGAGCTCACGTCCATCATGGAGCATGCGCATGCGTGCGTGATCGTGCTGGATCGCAATCGCGACTACATCGCGCCAGAGCGCGGCATCGATCTCGCCATCAGCCCGCCCTCGGCAAAGCTGACACTGCCCTGCGAGGATGATGAAGAGGCTGAGCGCGCACCTGTTTCCGGAGCCACCATCTTGGTGGCGGACGACAGTGCTGGAAGTCGCGAGGTGCTGGGACGCTTCCTCGCCGCGCAGGGGCATGAGGTCGTCTTCGCCACCACGGGCAAGGAGGCGCTCGAGCGCGTGGATGAGATGGATTTTGACCTCATTCTGCTGGACCTCGTGATGCCTGAGCTGAATGGCTTCGAGGTGTTGCGCGCCCTGAAGCAACGCCGCAAGCTGCGCTACACCTTTGTCATCATCATCTCCGGATTGGATGCCAATGCGAATGCCATCCGCGGCATTGAGATGGGCGCGGTGGATTTCCTCGCGCGGCCCATCGATCTCCGGCTGCTGCGCGCGCGGGTGAATGCGTGCCTGGAGCGCCAGCGCCTGCGCGAGCGTGAGCTGGCGCAGTACTTCACGCCGGAGCTGGCCCGCCACCTGCACCGCCATCCGGAGCAGCTCGCCGCCGGCCGGAGCGTGGAGGTGAGTGTATTATTTTGTGATATCGCAGGATTCAGCCGCGTGAGTGAGCGCCACGGCCCTGAGCGAACCATCCGCTGGCTCAGCGATGTGCTGGGCACCATGTCTGCCTGCATCATGGAGGAGGAGGGTGTGCTGGTAGACTTCACCGGTGACCAGGTCATGGCCCTCTGGGGTGCGCCGCATCATCAGCCGGATCACGCCGACCGAGCGTGCCGCACTGCGCTGGCCATGCAGGCCGCGCTTCCCGAGCTGAACGAAAAGTGGGAGAAGGAAATCGGCCATGCCACCGAGATCTCCGTGGGCATCAATACCGGCGATGCCTACGTGGGAAACATCGGCACACCGCAAAAGTTCAAGTACGGCGCACTGGGGAATACGGTGAACCTCGCCAGCCGCATCCAGGGTGCGTGCAAATACGCCCGCGTGCGCATGCTGGCCACGAGCAACACCATCGAGCGCCTCACCGCGCCTATCTTCTCGCGTCGTCTCGGCCGGATTCGCGTGAACAACATCAATGCAGCCGTGTACATCCATGAGTTGGAAGGCGCGGATGACACGGACCCGTGGCACCGTCTCCGCACCGAGTACGAGACTGCGCTTCACTTTTTTGAGACGGCCGAGTTTCGCAAAGCCTCCGGTCTTCTCGGCCAGCTCCTTGATGACTATCCCGACGATGGGCCTTCGCTGTTACTTATGTCGCGAGTCGTCGAGGCTTTGCTGAAGACCAATGGCGGCGAGTTCGATCCCGTGTGGGAGTTGCCGGGGAAGTGA
- a CDS encoding response regulator — translation MPNILIADDDDDMVEICSRLLPRRGHTVKVAQNAADAVSMAESLRPDLILMDMRMPVSSTGDVSDRAGLDAVLAIKAKPELVSIPIIALTGHMMTMFRAAILDAGCVDMLAKPIENFMHLTEAIELALKKSKPQ, via the coding sequence ATGCCCAACATCCTCATAGCAGACGACGACGATGACATGGTGGAGATCTGCTCCCGCCTCCTCCCGCGACGTGGCCATACGGTGAAGGTCGCGCAGAATGCGGCCGATGCGGTGTCCATGGCGGAGTCGCTGAGGCCGGATTTGATTCTCATGGACATGCGCATGCCGGTGAGTTCCACGGGGGACGTGAGTGATCGTGCCGGCCTGGATGCCGTGCTTGCCATCAAGGCCAAGCCGGAGTTGGTGTCCATTCCAATCATCGCTCTGACAGGTCATATGATGACCATGTTCCGTGCGGCCATTCTGGATGCGGGCTGCGTGGATATGCTGGCGAAGCCGATTGAGAACTTCATGCACCTGACCGAGGCCATCGAACTCGCACTCAAGAAATCCAAACCCCAGTGA